GGGCTGATCCGGACATTGAGCATCTTGCCTGGCGCATGCTTGAGGTCGTCAACAACCGCAAAGAAGTAGCCAATAGAACAGCCCATGCTTTCAAGGCGATCTCCACCCGAAACAATTTCCAAACAATAGGTGCTGGTTACAGGGAAAGGATTTCGCAAATACTGCACAAACTCCACAGGAAGTTCAATCGATAACATCGCCACCTTTCTCATCATTACGATACAATCAGCTTGCCATGAGCAATAGCCATGAATTACACGTCTTGGCGACGACAACGACTGACAAAATGACGCAACAGCCAGCACGGCGAACATTCCGGGCGACTTGAAACAATCAGAACCGGAGCATATCGTGAAAGCAGATTCAACTCGTGGCGGAATCGGCACATCCACAGTATGGGCTGAATGGCAAAGCAGACTTCCCGACACCAACGACACCCGCACGGAAACACCGACGAACGTCTCGAACGACCATGCCGACGATCAGGAGCGAGAGGCGTACACAACCCTCCTGACAAAACTTGAACTGATTACTCGCGAAAACGACATTCTTAGACAACGCCTGTCCATCGCCGACAAGCAGATTGAGGTCAAAGACAGACAAATCAATGATTTCAAGGCTCTTTCGGAAGGTCTCTCGCAACAGAATCAAGTGCTTCTCATGCTTGCTCAGGGTGTGCCCATGAGTCGCATCCTGAAGCAGGATCCGTGCGACATAGAACAAGCACACAACATTCATCGCCTTGACGAGAAAGCCAACGATGCGCTCGACCCGCGTGTCAACCCTTTGGCCAAGAACAGACTCGCAATCCACGAGGCGATCAAAACATATAAAGCGAGCGGCATGACACACGGTCAGATTGCGAACAAACTGAACGAGGACGGCATTCCAACGCTCTCCATGTCAGGAGCATGGAACCGAAAAAAGGTTGGCAATGCGCTCAGACGGATACAGAATAACCGACCGGACAACATGCCGACCTGATACTTTTATAGTGTTCCGTTAAGTTTCGGCATTTCCTGAAGGCCCTCGGAACGAAAGGCCCGATCACGTCGGCCCGCCTCGCGCTGCCCTCAGGGATCCCGCCGAAGACACGCCCGGGGTTGCTTCACCAACCGGCAATAGTCGGGCTGCCCAGTCGCACCGCCCGCTCCCGGACAAAGAGGCCGACACGTTCACGAGCCCTCCTTGCGGGCCACGGCCACGGTAAAGTTGGGCACGCCCACGGGCACGGCCGTCACGGGCGTCTGGTCCGACCCCGTGAGCCTGCGGACCTCCTGGTCCACGTAGAGGTCCAGGGCCTTGAAGGTGATGGCTCCTTCGGCATCGCGCGGGGCCTTGCCCGAGAGACCTTCCACCAGAGCCTTGGTGAACGCGCCGTTGCCCCACTCGGGTCGCTCGTAGGAGAACTGCTGCCCCGTGGCGGCCGAGAAGACCACCACGCCCTTCTCCGAACTGGACAGGCGGTTGATCAGGCCGTTGACGTTCCACATGCCCTTGCCCAGGTTGCCCGAATGGCAGGTGTCCAGGAAAACGATGCGCTGCCCCCGGATGCGCTTGAGGGCACTGCCCACGGCCCCGTAGTCCACGGCGGTGGAGGACAGGCGTCTGATCTCCGCATCCACGGGGAGAAAGTAGTACTCGTCGATGTCGTCGTTCACGCCGTGCCCGGCCATGAAGAGGATGGCGGTGTCCTCGGCCCGTACGTTTTCACCCAGCCAGGCCAGCCCGTCCAGGATGGCCTCTCTCCTGGCCTCGCCGTCCTTGAGCAGCTTCACGGCCACATCCTTGTAGACCGTGCCTTTCTGGAGCTTCAGCACCCGGGCGAAGTCCTCGGCGTCCTTGCCCGGCAGGTTGAGCTTGGGCGTGACGCTGCGATAATCTCCAACGCCCACGCAAAGCGCGTAGAGCCTGCCAAGAGGCCCCTTGGCCTGCGGGGCGGCCCCTGCCCAGCGCAACTCGATCACGGCCGGAACGCCCGGCCCGTGACGGTTCTCCGCCACGATGGCCACCCTTGCGTCGCGCGAGGGCAGCGTGACCGTGCTCTCCTGCACCTGACCCTGCGCGGACTGGGCCAGCGCGCCGCGCGGCATCTCGGCGGCCCGTCGGCCGTCCACCTGGATGGACACGCCGGTGATTTCCTCCCCGCCGGGGGAGCGCACCTCGTATTTCACGGTGAGGGTGTTTTTGTCGAAGCTGTGGCCGCCTGCGGGCGAGAGAATGGTCACCACCGGCGGCAGGGAGCGGGCTATGTCCACGGAGCGCGCGACGCGGCCGGCGGTCTGGTCGGCCAGGGCCACGGCCTGCTCCACGTCCAACGTATCGAGGACGCGGTCGATCACGTCGGGGCGGTGGAACTGGTCGCGGAAGCGGCTGGCGGGAAAGAAGTCGGCGGCCTGATCCAGACCGTTGTTCACGTGCCAGCCGATGAGGTCTTCCCCGCCGGGGGAGGCGTCGTAGTGGCCCGATGGCGTCCAGAGCACCCAGCGTTTGCCGTCGGGATGGGGGAACAGGGCCAGGATCTCCCGGAGGTCCTGCAGGCGGTACCAGCGGATGGTTCCGTCTCCCAGCGCGGCCACGGCCACCTTGCCGGAGGGGGCGATGTTCAAGCCCCAGGCCGTACCGGGGATGGACAGCGGGGCCTCCTGCAGCTCGCCCGCGGCATTGTAGAGGCGCAGGCGCCAGTCCGTACCCAACAGGAAAGACTTGCCGTCAGGCGCCACGGCCAGGGACCGGCTTTTCTCGTAGTCTTTGAGCTTCAGGGGGTTTCCGCCCAGCTTGGGCGCGGTTTTATCTTCCCAATCCGTCACGCTCAGGCCAGGGGCCGCCGTGCGCGGCGGTTGCAGACCTTCGGGGGGGCGTCCAATCCGGTAGTCCCGGCCGGGGAGGGAGAAGGTGCAGGCAGAGTTTTGCGTCCTCCAGATGGTCCAGGAAACGGTTTTACCGTCCTGACCCAACCGGAAGCCCGCCAAGTTGCCTCGCAGGTCCGTGAGGGCCGGGGCTACGGAGAAGCGCGCCGTGCCGTTGGATTCTAGGACCCCGAGGGAGCGATCCATTGCGGCCCAGGCCAGGGCCGATCCTGGCAGGGCTTTCAACCCGCCGAGGGTGCTCCGGGCCAGGGCGATGTCCTGGAAGGCTCCCCGGCCGCCATCCTGCCAGATGCGCACGGGATATTGGCCCGCAGTGTCCCACATGCCGCCTGCCGCGAGGCGGTTGTCCGAGAGCCAGGCTACTTTTGACAGACTGTCATTGGTGCCGTCGGCATCCGGGGCGGGAAGCGCGTCCAGGTTCGGCACGGAGATGAGGCTTATCCTTGGGGCGTCGTTATGGCCCACGGCCAGGGTTTTGCCGTCCGAGGAGAAAGCGCAGCGAAAGGGCAGCTCGCCTCCGGGGGACTTGGCCTTGGCCAATAGCCGTAGCGTGCCGTGACCCACGTCGTAGAGCCGGACGAAGCCGTCGTAGCTGGTGACGGCCAACCGCCCCTTCCCGTCGAAAGCCACGCCGTAGACATTATCGTATCCGGCGTCCTGCCCGGCCAGGGTCCAGTCCTTCGTTCGCCAGAGGCGGATCCCGTTCGAGCCCCCCACCCCCGCGGCGAGAAGCGTGCCGTCGGGCGAGAAGGCTAGAGAATGGATGACATTGGGCAGACCCTCCAAACATCGCAGAAGTTTCCCCGAAACGCTGTCGAAAAGGAAGATCGCATGGCCGCCGCTGTCGCCGTACTCGGTCCAGCCGCCGCAGGCCACGGTGCTGCCGTCGGGCGAGACGGCGGCCGTGTAGAGCTTTCCTTCATTGGCATCCCGGCCCACGGGCGGACGCAGGGTGCGCAAGGGCTTGCCGGTGGCGGCGTCCCAGATCCGGCAGGTCTTGTCGTCCGAGGCCGTGACCAGGAAACGCCCACGGGCGTCGGCGTCGATGTATTTGATGACCGCGCCGTGCGTGCCCGTCTCGATGCGCAGAATGGGTTCCCTGGGCGGCTCCCCGGCCTGGGTTGGCGCGGCCAAGAGCAGGAGCAGCGCGGCGAGGAACGCCCCCAGCGCCTCTGCGCGGAAGCGGAACGGGGGCCCAAACTTTGCCGACCACATACGTGACAACCTCCAGGATCTGGACTTTCGATTTTCATACAAAGCGGCTCCATCCGTCAACCCATCGGGGTCGGGCCATCGGGGTCGGGCCGCTCGCCGGGGCCGACGGGTGGCATGGGCCCGACGCACCCTGGAACGCTCCGTCGGATGGACTACGCCGCCCGGGGAGACTGCCCAGCAACAAAACGACAATGGATACAAATTGTTACCGAATTTCATACGTCACATTGATTCATTTTCGTCAAAGAGCACGACGATTTCGCGCCATCCGTCCGTCGGGTGATTGTGTGTCGCGGGAAGGCCAAGCAGGCAACCGCGTGTTGCATAATCCCGGAGGAGTCTCATGCATCTTGTACGTCTTGGCGAACACAAACTCTACGATTGCTGGATGCCCATGATCTTTCAGGGCAGATACTTCGTGGTCGAACAGGCCTACAGAATGCGCTTCGTGAGCGTCTTCACGCTGCGCAACGGACGCATCAGCTTCGAGTTTCTGCGCAATGTCCCCCAGCAATCCAAACGTTCCCGCTGCCTCACCACGCCCGAAAAGATCGTGTCCCTGGCCGGGGGCCGCAAGGGCCTGCTTTACAGCGTAAGCCACCGGGGCCCTTTCCTCATGGAACTGCACCTGCCGGAGGGCGGCGTGGTGCAGGCCCACGGCCTGGACGGCTCGCTCCTTGTGAATGGCTTTCACATGGAATGCCCAACCTTTGACGGCACCAAGGCCTGCTGTCTGGTCACCGACCAGGGAGGCATTGCCTGCAACCCCCGCCTCCCCCTGGAGTTGGCCTGTCTGGTGAGCCTGGAGCCCATTTGAGGCCTCACCGCCAATTCCCCATGAGAATGAACGGGGCCCAGTAGAACGGATGGGAGTAGCCCGGGAAGTCTCCCGCCGGGGCGGCATCCCCGGCCCGGGATGGGGACTGGCCCTTGGCCTGGATCGCCTGGCCGCGCCCATCCCGGGCCTGCCCCGCCGTCCGAGCCGTGGTCGGGGCGGGAACCTGCGCCGTAGCGCCCGCCCCCGATCTCCCGATCAGGTTCAGTTGCGCCCTGCGCAGTGCCTCGGCCTTGGAAAGCCCCTGCTCTTGGCGTAATCGGTAGAAATCGCGCATCAAGCGCGCCGTGCTCTGGTCCGCCACGGGCCACAGGGAAGCCAGCACGCCCCTGGCCCCGCGACGCTGGGCCGTGATGCCCAAACCGTCCAGCTCGCGGCCGTCGGCATTCTGGGCCTGCACCGCCGTCTCGCAGGCCGAGAGGGTCAGGAGGTCCACGCCGGTCAGGTCGAAGTCGCCCTGGCGCAGGTCGGCCAGGGTCAGGTGGCCGCCGTCGCCCAAGAGCAGGAAGGAATCCCTCTCCGTGCCGCCGGGCGTGAAACTGAAGTGCGAGGCGATGTGCACCACCGGGTAGCGACGCTTGAGCGCGGCCGTCAGGGCCTGGGCCGTGAAGGCCTGGTCAAGGCGGGATTTTCCGGGCAGCACCCCCTCCCTGGCCTGGGGGCTCGCCTTGACCACGCCGCGCAGTTCCTCGGCCACTGCGGGCAGGGCCGCGAAGCCTCCGATGGCCTGGCTCGTGCCGAAGCCTGCGGCGCGCCACTTCGCTTCAAGCGGCTGTTTGAGCCCGCCGCGCCCCGCCGGAGTGAACACCGAAAGGGGATAGCGCTCCACGAGCCAGCGTGTGCCGTCGTGCAGGGCAGCCATGGGGATGTAGCGCAGGCTGCCGTCCAGGGAGAAGGTCAGCTGCCCGGCCCCCATCGCGTCCAGGTCGTCCCGGATCGGCGCGACGAGCAGGTCGTAAAGCTCCTTGCCGCCGGGCCTGGGGTCCTGACGCGGGTTCAGGAGGGCCTGGCGGAAACGGCCGATCTTGGTGTTCAGCTCGGCCGAGGAGACGGCCGATGTCCGGGCGACCTGCCGGTCCGCCCCGGTGACCAGGATGCGCAGGCCGTCCTTGAGCACCAGGTAGGAGACCAGCACGGGCTTGCCGGGCAGGCCCTCAAGCTCGGAGCGGGCGTCATCCGTGACGCGCTCTGCCTTGATGCGCTCGGCCTGCTCGCGCTGGAGCCCGGCGAAGGCCTGGGCGCAGTCTGCAAGCAGGGCGGCGACGTCGGCCTGTCCGGCCTGGAGCTTGTCCCGCAGTTCGGCAAGGCGGGCGTTCTCCTCCGGGGAGCGGGCGCGGTTGTTTTCCAGCACGCCCAGCTCCGCGCCGAGTCTGGCCAGCGCCGCAGCGGCTTGCTCGTGGCGTTCGACCCAGGCCTTTTCGAAGGAATTGTAGTCGGCCTGGGTCTGGCGCGGGTCCTCCCCGCCCTGGTCGCGCCGGGTGTAGTCGAAGTATTCCTCCTGCTTGAGCATGCGCAGCACCTGCTCGGCCTCGCTCAAGCGGCCCTCGGCCATGAGGAGATCGGCAAGGCGGCGGTAGACGACTTCCTTGCCTCCCATGAAGGATGACTGGAGCGTCTGGTCGAGGTTCAGGATGTCCCTGCGCATCGCCTGGATGGCGTTCACGGCCTGCTTGCCGTGGAAGATCGCGGCCCCCTTGTTGCCAAGACGCTCTTCGACCTGTGCGAGGCCGTTGTGGCAACGTCCCTGACTATTCGGGCCACCCTGCCCAGCAAGCATAACGAGTGCCGAACGGAAGGCCTCTCCCGCGCCGAGGGCGTCGCCCATGCGCAGACGGGTCCAGCCGATGTTGGCGCGTTCGCCTGACGCAAGGTGGCCTGAGCCGGCTGAAAGCCAGATTTCGTATGCCTGTTCGTGGCAGTGCAAGGCAGGTTCGTAACGTCCTTGGCTGCGGTGCACGCGACCCATGTGCGAGAGTGCCCTCGCCTCCTCATCCGGCACGCCGATATGTCTGCTCAGGGTCAGAGCCTGCTCGATGTTTTGAACCGCTTGATCCGGCTTGCCCAAGTCGATCAGTGCCCAACCAAGGGTCGTAAGGCAATTCGCTTCCAAACGCACATCGCCGATTTCTCGGAAAATGGTCAGGGCGATCTCAATCTGCTCGATCTGTTTTTCGTATTGCCCGAGGGCGGAATAGACGTTTCCAAGCCCCATCCGGCTTGAGGCTTCCTGGGACTTGCCGCCGGTTTCCCGGAGGATCGCCAGCGCCCCGGCATAGTTTTCGAGGGCCATGCCGTAGTTCCCGGTTTCATGCAGCAAGTCCGCGATGCTCAACAAGCTTACCGCCTCGCCGTTGCGGTCGGCGAGGGCGCGGCTGATGGCCAGGGTCTGCTCGAAACAGCGTTGAGCCTCGGCATGGTCGCCCATTCTCCTGCGGACGGAGCCGATGTTCATAAAGACTGTTGCCACCCCGTGCTTGTCTCCGAGTTCCCGCTTCACAGCCAGGGCTTGGGTGTAGAAGCCAAGGGCCGTGTCGTGATCGCTTCGGTAGTTGGCGATGTTGCCGAGGTTGATCAAAGCATTGCCTTCTCCGGATCTGTCCTTCAGCTCACGGGCAAGAGCCAGGGTCTGCTCCTGGCGCTCCTGGGCCTTCGCGTATTGTCCCAGGCTCCAATGGACATTGCCCATGCCGCCAAGATTGCGGATATTGTCTTTTATCCCGATCGTCTGCCTGATGGCAAATGAGCGTTGGTAATGTTCCAAGGCCTCGGAATATCGCCCAAGCTCGAAAAGCACATTTCCCGAGTTGGTCAGGAGCGACGATTCCCCGGATTTGTCTTCAAGTTCACGGTCGATCACCAAAGCCATGGCGTAATATTGCAGCGAACGTTCGAATCGGCCGAGGCTCTTGTTGACCACGCCAAGTTCCGTGAGCAGGGCGCTTTCCATACGCCTGTCCTTGAGTTCGCGGCTGAGGGTCAACGCCTGTTCAAAAGGCTCCAGGGACCCTTCTGGCTTGCCGGACTTGCGCCAGACTCGGCCAAGGGCTTGCTTCGTCTCCATGAGCCCCCGCGTGTCCCCGAGAACTTCCAAAAGGGCCAAAATCCGCCCGAGAGCCTCGATCTCCGCCTCGTAGCGGCTCGCTTCGGAATGAATCCTGACCATGCGCTTCAGAACGGAAATTTCTCCCCTTACGTCCCGGTCCTCCTGTCGGAGCAGGAGCGCCTGAGCGTAAGCATCCAGCGCTCCGACGTGGTCGCCGATTTTTCGAAGGGTCACCCCCGTGTTCAGCAGCCGGTCGGCAAGTTCTTTCCTCTCACCGCGTTTGCGAGCAATCGCCACGGACTGCCCGTAGAGTTCCAGCGCCTCCTGGTAGCGGCCCTGGTCGTCCAGAACGATCGCCACATTGGAAAGGAACATCCCCAAGCGCTCCTCATCGCCTTGCGCCCGGGCCAGTTCGAGCCCCTTGCTCCAGGCTGCCATGGCCGTGTCCCGATCGGAGGCTTCATAGGCTTTGGCCCCCTGTGCGTTCAGAAGGTCGAGCTCCTGCGGCGTGACTTGGCCGAAAGCCGGGGCTGCCACCGGCAGAAACAAGGCCGCAAGCCAAACAAGCAGCTTCGAGGAGAGCCACATGCTGCGGGGCGTGTGGCCATTGAAGCCCCTCACCGCCAATTCCCCATGAGAATGAACGGGGCCCAGTAGAACGGATGGGAGTAGCCCGGGAAGTCTCCCGCCGGGGGGGCGTCCCCGGCCCGGGATGGGGACTGGCCCTTGGCCTGGATCGCCTGGCCGCACCCGGCGTCCTCCCGGTCGGCGGCCGGGGCCTGGGCGGCCGCCTGCTCGCCCGTCGGGACAGCCGTCGGCTCCAGCGCCTGGACGGGAGCATGCACGGCGGCTTGCCCGCCTGCCGGGGCGGGAACCCGCGCCCCGGCGCCTTCCCCCGCTCCCTCGATGAACTCCAACTGCGCCCGGCGCAGGGCCTGGGCCTTGTCCAGGCCTTGTTTCTCCTTGAGGGCGTAGAAGCGGCTCATGAGCCTGCCCGTGCTCTCGTCCGCCACGCTCCAGAGCGTGGCCAGCACGCCCTTGGCCCCCTGGCGCTGGGCCATGGCCCCGAAGCTCTCCACCTCCCGGCCGTCGCCCATCTTGCCCGTGCCGCCCACCGCCGTCTCGCAGGCCGAGAGCGTGAGCACGTTCACCTCGTTGAAGTCCAGGAGGCGGAGGCGGTCCAGGGTCAGGCGGTTGCCGTCGCCCAGCAGCAGGAACGAGTCCTGCTCCGTGCCCGGCCGGAACTGGAAGTGGCTGGCGATATGCAGCACGGGCGAAGCGACCACGGCCTGGCCCAGGGCGGCCTCGGTGAACTGCTCGTCGAGCTTCACCTGCCCGGAGATGGCCCGGGACACGGCCTCCAACTCACCGCGCACCGCAGGGAGCGGGCTGAAGCCCTCCACGCCGCGCGTGAGGCCCAGGCCGGAGAGCGTCCACTCCTGGGAGGGGCGGTCCTTGAGGTTTTTGCTGGCCACCTCGGTGTAGACCACCGTGGCGTAGCGCTGGGCCAACCACTGCTCGCCGTCGTGCAGGGCCGCCATGGGGATGTAGCGCAGCGCGCCGTCCAGGGAGACCATGAGCGTCCTGGCCCCTGCCTGCTCCAGGTCCGCCCGCAGGGGTGCTATGAGGTGGCCGTAGAGTTCCCGGCCCAGGGGGCGCGGGTCCTGCCGGGGGTTGTCCAGGGTCTGGCGGAAGCGGCCCACCAGGGCGTTGAGGTCGGCGGCCTTGACGGGCGATTCCCGGGCGATCTGGGCGTCCGGGGTGGTGAGGATCAGCCAGAGCTTGTCCGGGGCCGCGATGGTGTGCAGGAGCACCGCGCCCTGGCCCAGCTCGCGCAGGGCGCCCTGGAGTGATTTGAGGTCCTTGAGCTGCATCTCGCCCAGTTCCCGGGCGCGCTCGGTCGAGACCTGGGCGAGGCCGGACTCGATCCCGGCCAGGGTTTTGAGGAAGACGGCGCGCCCGGCCTCCAGGTCCTTGGAGAGGGCGTCGTAACGGGCCTGCTCCTCGGGCGAGAGGCCCAGCTTGAGCTTCCTGCGCAGCTCGCCGTGCTCGCGGCCCAGGGAGGCCAGCTGGTCGGAGATTTCCTGGAAGCGCCGGGCGTACTGTTCCTCGGCCGGGGTGTAGGCGGCGGTGGTGGCGCGAACGTCCTGGGTGGAGTCGCGGCGCACGAAGCCGAAGTATTCGTCCTCCTTGAGCATGCGCTGCACCTGCTGGGCTTCGGGTATGCGCCCCTGGGACATCAGGAGGTCGGCAAGGTGGGTGTAGGAGAACTCGTTCTTGGTCAGAAAGGATTTCTGGAGGTCTTTGTCCAGGGAGGAGATGTTGCGGCGCATGGATTGGAGGATGTTCACGGCCTGCTTGCCGTGGAGGATGGCCGAGGCGAGGTTGCCCTGGCCGACTTGGAAGTGGGACATGGTGGAGAGGACGGTGTGCTTCGCCACCACGGCATCCGTGGGCAGGATAACGGCCAGGGCGCGCTCCTGGAGCAGCATGGCCTGTTCACGGTTCCCCGTGGTCCATTCCAGCCAAGCCAGCCTATTAAGGCTGGTGGCGGTGTCCGGGTGCTCTGGCCCCAGAGCCTTTTCACGGATGGCCAGCGCGCGCTCATGTAGAGGCTTCGCCTGGGCGTAGTCGCCCATGGACTCGAGCAGAGCGGCCAGGTTGTTCAGGCTGGTGGCTGTGGACGGGTGCTCAGGCCCCTGGACCTTCTCACGGATGGCCAGCACGCGCTCGAAGAGAGGCTTCGCATGGGCGTAGTCGCCCATGGACTTGAACAGAGCGGCCAGGTCGTTCAGGCTGGTGGCTGTGGACGGGTGCTCAGGCCCCAGGACCTTCTCAAGGACCGCCAGCGCACGCTCGTAGAGAGGCTTCGCATGGGCGTAGTCGCCCATGGACTTGAACAGACCGGCCAGGTCGTTCAGGCTGGTGGCTGTGGACGGGTGCTCAGGCCCCTGGACCTTCTCACGGATGGCCAGCGCACGCTCGTAGAGAGGCTTCGCATGGGCGTAGTCGCCCATGGACTTGAACAGACCGGCCAGGTTGTTCAGGCTTGTGGCGGTGTCCGGGTGTTCAGGCCCCTGGACCTTCTCACGGATCGCCAGCACGCGCTCGTAGAGAGGCTTCGCATTGGCGTAGTCGCCCATGGACTCGAGCAGAACGGCCAGGTTGTTCAGGCTGGTGGCGGTGTCCGGGTGCTCAGGCCCCTGGACCTTTTCAAGGACCGCCAGCGCACGCTCGTAGAGAGGCTTCGCATGGGCGTAATCGCCCATGGACTTGAACAGAGCGGCCAGGTTGTTCAGGCTGGTGGCGGTGTCCAGGTGCTCAGGCCCCAGGACCTTTTCACGGAGGGTCAGCGCCTCCCGGGCCAGGGGCAGCGTCTCGGCGTACTTGCCTTGGTCGTACAAGGCCACCACGCGGCGATTGAGGTCACTGGCCGCGGCGTTAAGAACACGGGCCTCGGCCTCGGCCCGGTCCTCGCCCCTGGCCTGGGCCTTTCTTCCGGCCCACCGGGCCTCCTCCTGGTGGTCGCCCGATCTTCCGGCCAGGG
This sequence is a window from Fundidesulfovibrio magnetotacticus. Protein-coding genes within it:
- a CDS encoding recombinase family protein encodes the protein MKADSTRGGIGTSTVWAEWQSRLPDTNDTRTETPTNVSNDHADDQEREAYTTLLTKLELITRENDILRQRLSIADKQIEVKDRQINDFKALSEGLSQQNQVLLMLAQGVPMSRILKQDPCDIEQAHNIHRLDEKANDALDPRVNPLAKNRLAIHEAIKTYKASGMTHGQIANKLNEDGIPTLSMSGAWNRKKVGNALRRIQNNRPDNMPT
- a CDS encoding caspase family protein; translation: MWSAKFGPPFRFRAEALGAFLAALLLLLAAPTQAGEPPREPILRIETGTHGAVIKYIDADARGRFLVTASDDKTCRIWDAATGKPLRTLRPPVGRDANEGKLYTAAVSPDGSTVACGGWTEYGDSGGHAIFLFDSVSGKLLRCLEGLPNVIHSLAFSPDGTLLAAGVGGSNGIRLWRTKDWTLAGQDAGYDNVYGVAFDGKGRLAVTSYDGFVRLYDVGHGTLRLLAKAKSPGGELPFRCAFSSDGKTLAVGHNDAPRISLISVPNLDALPAPDADGTNDSLSKVAWLSDNRLAAGGMWDTAGQYPVRIWQDGGRGAFQDIALARSTLGGLKALPGSALAWAAMDRSLGVLESNGTARFSVAPALTDLRGNLAGFRLGQDGKTVSWTIWRTQNSACTFSLPGRDYRIGRPPEGLQPPRTAAPGLSVTDWEDKTAPKLGGNPLKLKDYEKSRSLAVAPDGKSFLLGTDWRLRLYNAAGELQEAPLSIPGTAWGLNIAPSGKVAVAALGDGTIRWYRLQDLREILALFPHPDGKRWVLWTPSGHYDASPGGEDLIGWHVNNGLDQAADFFPASRFRDQFHRPDVIDRVLDTLDVEQAVALADQTAGRVARSVDIARSLPPVVTILSPAGGHSFDKNTLTVKYEVRSPGGEEITGVSIQVDGRRAAEMPRGALAQSAQGQVQESTVTLPSRDARVAIVAENRHGPGVPAVIELRWAGAAPQAKGPLGRLYALCVGVGDYRSVTPKLNLPGKDAEDFARVLKLQKGTVYKDVAVKLLKDGEARREAILDGLAWLGENVRAEDTAILFMAGHGVNDDIDEYYFLPVDAEIRRLSSTAVDYGAVGSALKRIRGQRIVFLDTCHSGNLGKGMWNVNGLINRLSSSEKGVVVFSAATGQQFSYERPEWGNGAFTKALVEGLSGKAPRDAEGAITFKALDLYVDQEVRRLTGSDQTPVTAVPVGVPNFTVAVARKEGS
- a CDS encoding CHAT domain-containing tetratricopeptide repeat protein — translated: MWLSSKLLVWLAALFLPVAAPAFGQVTPQELDLLNAQGAKAYEASDRDTAMAAWSKGLELARAQGDEERLGMFLSNVAIVLDDQGRYQEALELYGQSVAIARKRGERKELADRLLNTGVTLRKIGDHVGALDAYAQALLLRQEDRDVRGEISVLKRMVRIHSEASRYEAEIEALGRILALLEVLGDTRGLMETKQALGRVWRKSGKPEGSLEPFEQALTLSRELKDRRMESALLTELGVVNKSLGRFERSLQYYAMALVIDRELEDKSGESSLLTNSGNVLFELGRYSEALEHYQRSFAIRQTIGIKDNIRNLGGMGNVHWSLGQYAKAQERQEQTLALARELKDRSGEGNALINLGNIANYRSDHDTALGFYTQALAVKRELGDKHGVATVFMNIGSVRRRMGDHAEAQRCFEQTLAISRALADRNGEAVSLLSIADLLHETGNYGMALENYAGALAILRETGGKSQEASSRMGLGNVYSALGQYEKQIEQIEIALTIFREIGDVRLEANCLTTLGWALIDLGKPDQAVQNIEQALTLSRHIGVPDEEARALSHMGRVHRSQGRYEPALHCHEQAYEIWLSAGSGHLASGERANIGWTRLRMGDALGAGEAFRSALVMLAGQGGPNSQGRCHNGLAQVEERLGNKGAAIFHGKQAVNAIQAMRRDILNLDQTLQSSFMGGKEVVYRRLADLLMAEGRLSEAEQVLRMLKQEEYFDYTRRDQGGEDPRQTQADYNSFEKAWVERHEQAAAALARLGAELGVLENNRARSPEENARLAELRDKLQAGQADVAALLADCAQAFAGLQREQAERIKAERVTDDARSELEGLPGKPVLVSYLVLKDGLRILVTGADRQVARTSAVSSAELNTKIGRFRQALLNPRQDPRPGGKELYDLLVAPIRDDLDAMGAGQLTFSLDGSLRYIPMAALHDGTRWLVERYPLSVFTPAGRGGLKQPLEAKWRAAGFGTSQAIGGFAALPAVAEELRGVVKASPQAREGVLPGKSRLDQAFTAQALTAALKRRYPVVHIASHFSFTPGGTERDSFLLLGDGGHLTLADLRQGDFDLTGVDLLTLSACETAVQAQNADGRELDGLGITAQRRGARGVLASLWPVADQSTARLMRDFYRLRQEQGLSKAEALRRAQLNLIGRSGAGATAQVPAPTTARTAGQARDGRGQAIQAKGQSPSRAGDAAPAGDFPGYSHPFYWAPFILMGNWR
- a CDS encoding CHAT domain-containing protein, yielding MLARIARFLLLSLFVLAGAAIATAAGRPKLLVLPVLPAQGQVDGSLGMGVQNALEMTLFAHDGLEQNALIWHLGKLFASEKDFREYAVGRGPAIDPGEAARKAEVRYVLGGRFTDAKRRTVDAWLFDVQGGNMARAVLPLDPDTGLQGLRAGLLDFLASNGLPLAEGQRSRTLWTEKTSPKALEALGAATMEHYAVHGFRDKDAKPDLAPYKEAARLAPESYLARNWLGWGLWRYGDNAAIAREFEAALKLNPDGVDALDGMVTLAGRSGDHQEEARWAGRKAQARGEDRAEAEARVLNAAASDLNRRVVALYDQGKYAETLPLAREALTLREKVLGPEHLDTATSLNNLAALFKSMGDYAHAKPLYERALAVLEKVQGPEHPDTATSLNNLAVLLESMGDYANAKPLYERVLAIREKVQGPEHPDTATSLNNLAGLFKSMGDYAHAKPLYERALAIREKVQGPEHPSTATSLNDLAGLFKSMGDYAHAKPLYERALAVLEKVLGPEHPSTATSLNDLAALFKSMGDYAHAKPLFERVLAIREKVQGPEHPSTATSLNNLAALLESMGDYAQAKPLHERALAIREKALGPEHPDTATSLNRLAWLEWTTGNREQAMLLQERALAVILPTDAVVAKHTVLSTMSHFQVGQGNLASAILHGKQAVNILQSMRRNISSLDKDLQKSFLTKNEFSYTHLADLLMSQGRIPEAQQVQRMLKEDEYFGFVRRDSTQDVRATTAAYTPAEEQYARRFQEISDQLASLGREHGELRRKLKLGLSPEEQARYDALSKDLEAGRAVFLKTLAGIESGLAQVSTERARELGEMQLKDLKSLQGALRELGQGAVLLHTIAAPDKLWLILTTPDAQIARESPVKAADLNALVGRFRQTLDNPRQDPRPLGRELYGHLIAPLRADLEQAGARTLMVSLDGALRYIPMAALHDGEQWLAQRYATVVYTEVASKNLKDRPSQEWTLSGLGLTRGVEGFSPLPAVRGELEAVSRAISGQVKLDEQFTEAALGQAVVASPVLHIASHFQFRPGTEQDSFLLLGDGNRLTLDRLRLLDFNEVNVLTLSACETAVGGTGKMGDGREVESFGAMAQRQGAKGVLATLWSVADESTGRLMSRFYALKEKQGLDKAQALRRAQLEFIEGAGEGAGARVPAPAGGQAAVHAPVQALEPTAVPTGEQAAAQAPAADREDAGCGQAIQAKGQSPSRAGDAPPAGDFPGYSHPFYWAPFILMGNWR